In bacterium (Candidatus Blackallbacteria) CG13_big_fil_rev_8_21_14_2_50_49_14, a genomic segment contains:
- a CDS encoding metal-dependent phosphohydrolase, with amino-acid sequence MRERSFNELVHRYTEPHRAYHTLEHVSALLDLWMRYGALVSDLQSVGLAIWFHDAIYNPRRPGNELKSAKLSSRHLQRMGAPHKLQKRVFELVLATAGHQAAANDGDALFFLDCDLSILGAPPASYQAYTQKIRQEYYFVPFFLYKKARNRLLQTWQNKQLFQTPELRSVWESQAHVNLAEELRQFS; translated from the coding sequence TTGCGTGAGCGCAGCTTCAATGAGCTTGTGCATCGCTATACAGAGCCCCACCGGGCCTATCATACGCTTGAACATGTCTCCGCCCTGCTCGATTTGTGGATGCGCTATGGCGCTCTGGTTTCAGATCTACAAAGTGTCGGCTTGGCGATTTGGTTCCACGACGCGATTTACAACCCCCGCCGCCCTGGCAACGAGCTAAAAAGCGCCAAACTCTCCTCCCGCCATCTGCAGCGCATGGGTGCACCTCATAAACTTCAGAAACGGGTCTTTGAACTGGTTTTAGCCACCGCTGGCCACCAGGCAGCAGCCAACGATGGCGATGCCCTCTTTTTTCTGGATTGTGACCTGTCGATCCTGGGGGCACCTCCAGCAAGCTATCAGGCCTATACGCAGAAAATCCGGCAGGAATACTATTTTGTGCCTTTTTTTCTGTATAAAAAAGCACGTAACCGCCTGCTACAGACATGGCAAAACAAACAGCTCTTTCAGACCCCAGAACTCAGGTCTGTCTGGGAGAGCCAGGCCCATGTCAATCTTGCAGAAGAACTGCGCCAATTCTCCTGA
- a CDS encoding cytidylate kinase: MAKQTALSDPRTQVCLGEPGPCQSCRRTAPILLSPRALSASVLPLQTGTMHVFKPKKSNSEIMTQLLTPIIALDGHAGAGKSTVAGEVAQRLGFWHVNTGLFYRALTWKVLQTGLAPENQPQIEALSRQVQIQVKEDASGQQHVWLDGKEISHEIRTPEINRNISLISAYAGVREAITHQLRHIEHPQGIIMDGRDIGTVVFPHATLKVFLTASVEERARRQYQDAQAQGQEISLEELKQAIARRDRMDSERSVAPLRQAEDAVRVDSTGLSPEMVIRQILDLWAQHAISVKAP; this comes from the coding sequence ATGGCAAAACAAACAGCTCTTTCAGACCCCAGAACTCAGGTCTGTCTGGGAGAGCCAGGCCCATGTCAATCTTGCAGAAGAACTGCGCCAATTCTCCTGAGCCCCCGAGCGCTGTCTGCTTCTGTTTTGCCTCTCCAGACTGGTACAATGCATGTGTTTAAACCTAAGAAAAGCAATTCTGAAATCATGACCCAATTATTAACACCCATTATTGCCCTAGATGGTCATGCCGGAGCAGGAAAAAGTACAGTTGCGGGCGAAGTCGCCCAACGCCTCGGCTTTTGGCATGTCAATACGGGCCTGTTTTACCGCGCCCTGACCTGGAAAGTTCTGCAAACCGGTCTGGCCCCTGAAAATCAGCCGCAGATCGAAGCCCTTTCCCGCCAGGTTCAAATCCAGGTCAAAGAAGATGCCAGCGGCCAACAACATGTCTGGCTCGATGGCAAAGAAATCAGCCACGAAATACGCACCCCTGAAATCAACCGCAATATTTCACTGATCTCAGCCTATGCGGGCGTACGAGAAGCAATTACCCACCAATTGCGCCATATTGAACACCCCCAAGGCATTATCATGGATGGACGGGATATCGGCACAGTTGTTTTTCCCCATGCCACCCTGAAAGTTTTTCTGACGGCTTCGGTTGAAGAGCGGGCCCGCCGTCAATACCAGGATGCCCAGGCCCAGGGCCAGGAAATCAGCCTTGAAGAATTAAAACAGGCCATCGCCCGTCGCGATCGCATGGATTCGGAAAGATCGGTAGCCCCTCTGCGTCAGGCAGAAGATGCCGTTCGTGTAGATTCCACAGGACTTTCGCCTGAAATGGTGATCCGTCAAATCTTAGACTTGTGGGCCCAACACGCGATCAGCGTCAAAGCACCTTAA